A single region of the Papilio machaon chromosome 13, ilPapMach1.1, whole genome shotgun sequence genome encodes:
- the LOC106719314 gene encoding glycine-rich RNA-binding protein RZ1B isoform X2, whose amino-acid sequence MEQIIILILSSILLISTQFQKTIADGSILSAILTPTESATLQRQERSYYERYGARRPLYDRLDYDSRCGRCDDRYDDRNDDRDDYDRGRDRYDDDRRSNRPTSGNRHDQKDYDDDDRSYSNDRKNGHKNGTEDENDTDKKRPHDDKDRPSSGRKGNRDRHRHEDRDRYRPDYYDRFLRDPYRHERPYYDDPYRERRPYDRYNPYSDRFDDGYGGRYDGYAYNGYRRPYYDDRYDRGGAYDAYGGYGPSVGRGPHDRPWDETYRGQSGWDAGGRGYYFASGRPDNAQSQYWGRPEYSRPQSSSSGWQGVGYSSGYRDPALDYRGSFGYGQTGGYRQDVSSYGQSSGWQSVGERRPYRDQSGVSQLDNSNPDSRYGQPVYGQQNGFQPNSYGVSSTTLATSYLYEREGDNIVTAKPDDNTTKPPS is encoded by the exons atACTTTCATCTATTCTGTTGATCTCAACACAGTTTCAAAAAACTATAGCAGATGGTAGCATCTTATCTGCAATCTTAACTCCAACTGAAAGCGCAACATTGCAACGTCAAGAGAGAAGCTACTACGAAAGATACGGAGCGAGACGTCCCTTGTATGACAGACTGGACTATGACAGCAGATGTGGAAGATGTGATGACCGTTATGATGACAGAAATGATGATAGAGATGATTATGACAGGGGAAGAGATAGATACGACGATGACAGAAGATCAAACCGACCGACATCTGGCAACCGGCACGATCAAAAAGATTATGACGACGATGACAGAAGCTATAGCAACGATAGAAAGAACGGACATAAGAACGGCACTGAAGATGAGAATGATACAGACAAGAAAAGACCACACGACGACAAAGATAGACCGAGTAGCGGCAGGAAAGGTAACAGGGATAGACATAGACACGAAGACAGAGATAGATATAGACCTGACTATTACGACAGATTTTTAAGAGACCCGTATAGGCATGAGAGACCGTACTACGATGATCCGTACAGAGAACGAAGACCATATGACAGGTATAATCCTTACTCCGATCGATTTGATGATGGGTATGGAGGTAGATATGACGGGTATGCCTACAATGGGTACAGGAGACCTTATTACGACGATCGTTACGACAGAGGAGGTGCATATGATGCGTATGGAGGGTATGGACCAAGTGTAGGAAGGGGACCACACGATAG GCCGTGGGACGAGACTTACCGCGGCCAGTCGGGATGGGATGCCGGCGGCCGAGGGTACTACTTCGCATCAGGCAGGCCTGACAACGCCCAGTCCCAATACTGGGGACGACCTGAATACTCTAg ACCACAATCCAGTTCCAGCGGTTGGCAGGGTGTTGGATATTCGAGCGGTTACAGAGACCCCGCACTGGACTACCGCGGCTCTTTTGGCTATGGTCAAACTGGAGGGTACCGACAAGACGTCAGCTCTTATGGACAATCCAGTGGATGGCAAAGCGTCGGAGAAAGAAGACCTTATAGAGATCAAAG CGGCGTCAGTCAATTAGACAACAGCAACCCTGATAGCAGATACGGTCAACCAGTCTACGGACAACAAAACGGTTTCCAGCCCAATAGTTACGGTGTGAGCAGCACAACGCTAGCCACGAGCTACTTGTACGAGCGAGAAGGCGATAATATAGTGACAGCTAAACCAGATGACAACACCACTAAGCCGCCATCTTAG
- the LOC106719314 gene encoding glycine-rich RNA-binding protein RZ1B isoform X1: MEQIIILILSSILLISTQFQKTIADGSILSAILTPTESATLQRQERSYYERYGARRPLYDRLDYDSRCGRCDDRYDDRNDDRDDYDRGRDRYDDDRRSNRPTSGNRHDQKDYDDDDRSYSNDRKNGHKNGTEDENDTDKKRPHDDKDRPSSGRKGNRDRHRHEDRDRYRPDYYDRFLRDPYRHERPYYDDPYRERRPYDRYNPYSDRFDDGYGGRYDGYAYNGYRRPYYDDRYDRGGAYDAYGGYGPSVGRGPHDSFRPWDETYRGQSGWDAGGRGYYFASGRPDNAQSQYWGRPEYSRPQSSSSGWQGVGYSSGYRDPALDYRGSFGYGQTGGYRQDVSSYGQSSGWQSVGERRPYRDQSGVSQLDNSNPDSRYGQPVYGQQNGFQPNSYGVSSTTLATSYLYEREGDNIVTAKPDDNTTKPPS; the protein is encoded by the exons atACTTTCATCTATTCTGTTGATCTCAACACAGTTTCAAAAAACTATAGCAGATGGTAGCATCTTATCTGCAATCTTAACTCCAACTGAAAGCGCAACATTGCAACGTCAAGAGAGAAGCTACTACGAAAGATACGGAGCGAGACGTCCCTTGTATGACAGACTGGACTATGACAGCAGATGTGGAAGATGTGATGACCGTTATGATGACAGAAATGATGATAGAGATGATTATGACAGGGGAAGAGATAGATACGACGATGACAGAAGATCAAACCGACCGACATCTGGCAACCGGCACGATCAAAAAGATTATGACGACGATGACAGAAGCTATAGCAACGATAGAAAGAACGGACATAAGAACGGCACTGAAGATGAGAATGATACAGACAAGAAAAGACCACACGACGACAAAGATAGACCGAGTAGCGGCAGGAAAGGTAACAGGGATAGACATAGACACGAAGACAGAGATAGATATAGACCTGACTATTACGACAGATTTTTAAGAGACCCGTATAGGCATGAGAGACCGTACTACGATGATCCGTACAGAGAACGAAGACCATATGACAGGTATAATCCTTACTCCGATCGATTTGATGATGGGTATGGAGGTAGATATGACGGGTATGCCTACAATGGGTACAGGAGACCTTATTACGACGATCGTTACGACAGAGGAGGTGCATATGATGCGTATGGAGGGTATGGACCAAGTGTAGGAAGGGGACCACACGATAG TTTCAGGCCGTGGGACGAGACTTACCGCGGCCAGTCGGGATGGGATGCCGGCGGCCGAGGGTACTACTTCGCATCAGGCAGGCCTGACAACGCCCAGTCCCAATACTGGGGACGACCTGAATACTCTAg ACCACAATCCAGTTCCAGCGGTTGGCAGGGTGTTGGATATTCGAGCGGTTACAGAGACCCCGCACTGGACTACCGCGGCTCTTTTGGCTATGGTCAAACTGGAGGGTACCGACAAGACGTCAGCTCTTATGGACAATCCAGTGGATGGCAAAGCGTCGGAGAAAGAAGACCTTATAGAGATCAAAG CGGCGTCAGTCAATTAGACAACAGCAACCCTGATAGCAGATACGGTCAACCAGTCTACGGACAACAAAACGGTTTCCAGCCCAATAGTTACGGTGTGAGCAGCACAACGCTAGCCACGAGCTACTTGTACGAGCGAGAAGGCGATAATATAGTGACAGCTAAACCAGATGACAACACCACTAAGCCGCCATCTTAG